In Pseudomonas sp. MYb327, one DNA window encodes the following:
- a CDS encoding gluconate:H+ symporter — MTLSFGYWLLVYAAIAIIALIVLIARYRLNPFIVITLISIGLALVAGMPPSGVVGAYEAGVGKTLGHIALVVALGTMLGKMMAESGGAEQVARTLIDRFGEKNAHWAMVCIAFLVGLPLFFEVGFVLLVPIAFTVARRVGVSILMVGLPMVAGLSVVHALVPPHPAAMLAVQVYQASVGQTLLYAILIGIPTAIIAGPLYAKFIVPRIQLPAENPLEKQFLEREPRDSLPSFGLTMATILLPVVLMLIGGWANLISTPGSGFNQFLLFIGNSVIALLLATLLSFWTLGLAQGFNRESILKFTNECLAPTASITLLVGAGGGLNRILVDAGVTDQIVGLAHEFHLSPLLMGWLFAALMRIATGSATVAMTTASGVVAPVAIGLGYPHPELLVLATGAGSVIFSHVNDGGFWLIKEYFNMTVAQTFKTWTVLETLISLVAFGLTVGLSYLI, encoded by the coding sequence ATGACCCTGTCCTTCGGCTATTGGCTGCTGGTGTACGCCGCCATCGCCATCATTGCTTTGATCGTTCTGATCGCGCGTTACCGGCTCAACCCGTTCATTGTTATCACCCTGATTTCCATCGGCTTGGCGTTGGTGGCGGGAATGCCCCCGTCCGGGGTGGTCGGGGCTTATGAGGCGGGGGTCGGCAAGACCCTGGGGCACATTGCGCTGGTGGTGGCGCTGGGCACGATGCTCGGCAAGATGATGGCCGAGTCCGGCGGGGCCGAGCAGGTGGCGCGGACCTTGATCGACCGCTTCGGCGAGAAAAATGCTCATTGGGCCATGGTGTGCATCGCCTTCCTGGTCGGGCTGCCGTTGTTCTTCGAAGTCGGTTTCGTGTTGCTGGTGCCGATTGCGTTTACCGTGGCGCGCCGGGTTGGCGTGTCGATCCTGATGGTCGGCCTGCCGATGGTCGCGGGTTTGTCGGTGGTGCATGCGCTGGTGCCGCCGCACCCGGCAGCGATGCTGGCGGTGCAGGTGTATCAGGCTTCGGTGGGGCAGACTCTGCTTTATGCGATTTTGATCGGCATTCCGACGGCGATCATCGCCGGTCCGCTATACGCCAAGTTCATCGTCCCGCGCATTCAGTTGCCGGCGGAAAACCCGCTGGAAAAGCAGTTCCTCGAACGCGAACCGCGCGACAGCCTGCCGAGTTTCGGCCTGACCATGGCGACCATCCTGTTGCCGGTGGTGCTGATGCTGATCGGTGGCTGGGCCAACCTGATTTCCACGCCGGGCAGCGGCTTCAACCAGTTCCTGCTGTTCATCGGCAACTCGGTGATCGCGCTGCTGCTGGCGACCTTGCTGAGCTTCTGGACCCTCGGCCTGGCCCAGGGCTTCAATCGCGAATCGATCCTCAAATTCACCAACGAATGCCTGGCGCCGACCGCCAGCATCACCTTGCTGGTGGGCGCTGGCGGCGGCTTGAACCGGATTCTGGTGGACGCCGGCGTCACCGACCAGATTGTCGGCCTGGCCCACGAATTTCACCTGTCCCCGCTACTGATGGGCTGGCTGTTCGCCGCACTGATGCGCATTGCAACCGGCTCGGCCACCGTGGCCATGACCACCGCTTCGGGCGTGGTCGCGCCGGTGGCGATCGGCCTGGGCTATCCGCACCCGGAATTGCTGGTGCTGGCGACAGGCGCGGGCTCGGTGATTTTTTCCCACGTCAACGACGGTGGCTTCTGGTTGATCAAGGAATACTTCAACATGACGGTGGCCCAGACGTTCAAGACCTGGACCGTGCTGGAAACCTTGATCTCGCTCGTTGCCTTTGGTTTGACCGTGGGCCTTTCTTACCTGATCTAA
- a CDS encoding MurR/RpiR family transcriptional regulator translates to MDILYQIRARQDSFSAGEGRIARLMLDDVGFAASASLDELAQRAEVSTATLSRFARTVGCRDLRDLRLQLAQASGVGSRFLDPAGTPDQSAFYGQIVGDIEATLRQHLSAFDESRFADAVKLLGRARMIHAFGMGGCSTLCSDELQVRLVRLGYPIAVCHDAVMMRITASSLSAEHVVIVCSLTGITPELLETVELARSYGARILAITRGDSALAQLADIVLPLQSAETSFIYKPTAARYGMLLAIDVLATELALANPEDNQERLRRIKLALDDYRGGDDHLPLGD, encoded by the coding sequence ATGGACATCCTCTACCAGATCCGCGCCCGTCAGGATTCCTTCAGTGCCGGTGAAGGACGCATCGCTCGTCTGATGCTCGACGACGTAGGATTTGCCGCGTCCGCCAGCCTCGATGAGCTGGCGCAGCGGGCGGAAGTCAGCACCGCTACATTGTCGCGTTTCGCCCGTACGGTGGGCTGTCGCGACTTACGTGACCTGCGCTTGCAACTGGCCCAGGCCAGCGGCGTCGGCAGCCGTTTTCTCGACCCGGCGGGGACTCCGGACCAGTCGGCGTTTTATGGGCAGATTGTCGGCGATATCGAGGCGACCTTGCGACAGCATCTGTCGGCCTTCGACGAATCACGCTTCGCCGATGCGGTAAAACTGCTGGGCAGGGCTCGGATGATTCACGCCTTCGGCATGGGCGGTTGCTCAACGTTGTGCAGCGACGAACTCCAGGTGCGCCTGGTGCGGCTCGGCTATCCGATTGCGGTGTGCCATGACGCGGTGATGATGCGTATCACTGCGTCCAGTCTCAGCGCCGAACACGTGGTGATTGTCTGCTCGCTAACGGGCATCACCCCCGAATTGCTGGAGACGGTGGAGCTGGCGCGCAGCTACGGCGCGCGCATTCTGGCGATCACCCGTGGCGACTCTGCGCTGGCGCAACTGGCCGACATCGTGTTGCCGCTGCAAAGCGCCGAGACCTCGTTCATCTACAAACCGACAGCGGCGCGCTACGGCATGTTGCTCGCCATCGACGTGCTTGCCACCGAGCTGGCACTGGCCAATCCTGAAGACAATCAAGAACGTCTGCGGCGGATCAAGCTCGCCCTGGACGATTACCGCGGCGGCGACGATCACTTGCCGCTGGGAGACTGA